A single genomic interval of Tursiops truncatus isolate mTurTru1 chromosome 1, mTurTru1.mat.Y, whole genome shotgun sequence harbors:
- the MED18 gene encoding mediator of RNA polymerase II transcription subunit 18 isoform X2: MMPGTVFRSVLDHSLESLIHRLRGLCDNMEPETFLDHEMVFLLKGQQASPFVLRARRSMDRAGAPWHLRYLGQPEMGDKNRHALVRNCVDIATSENLTDFLMEMGFRMDHEFVARGHLFRKGIMKIVVYKIFRILTPGNTDNTEALSLSYLVELSVVAPAGQDVVSDDMRNFAEQLKPLVHLEKIDPKRLM, encoded by the exons atgatgcctggcacaGTATTCA gaAGTGTTTTAGATCACAGCTTGGAAAGCCTCATCCACCGCCTTCGTGGTTTGTGTGACAACATGGAACCGGAGACTTTCCTTGACCATGAGATGGTATTCCTCCTTAAGGGCCAGCAGGCCAGTCCGTTTGTTCTAAGGGCTCGACGCTCTATGGATAGGGCAGGGGCACCCTGGCATCTGCGCTACCTGGGACAGCCAGAAATGGGAGACAAGAACCGCCATGCCCTGGTGCGTAACTGCGTGGACATTGCAACATCTGAGAACCTTACTGACTTCCTGATGGAAATGGGTTTCCGCATGGACCATGAGTTTGTTGCCAGGGGACACCTGTTCCGTAAGGGCATCATGAAGATCGTGGTGTACAAGATCTTCCGCATCTTGACACCAGGGAACACAGACAACACTGAGGCCTTGTCACTCTCCTACCTTGTGGAACTAAGTGTTGTTGCACCAGCTGGGCAGGATGTGGTGTCTGATGACATGAGGAACTTTGCAGAGCAGCTGAAACCTCTGGTTCACCTAGAGAAAATAGACCCCAAAAGGCTCATGTGA